GAAGTCTATTTGAGCATAACTGAGGGGTTcgtcttcctccccttccacagGTTCCTCGGTACATGCCCCTTGAATAACAGGCCCACTTACAGCTCGACGTCCAGTTCGAGGTGAGGGTCTTACACCCTCACACTTAGCTGGAGCTAGGTCTAATGAGACATAATTTAGCCCACTATctccacaaccactaccaacaGATGATGGCTGCTGAATGGATGCTGAGGCTGAAACAGTGGAATGAACTGCTGCATCAGCTAATGTATCCTGAATACGCCCAGTCATACTTGGCCCACTTTCACGCCGCCCTACACCCACATTAACTACAGTACAGGTGGAAGATGCAGAGGAAAGTCCACCCTCACTTAAAGATGACACAGAAGATACAGAACCGCCTAAAGTAGGTGAAGTAGGTGGTGAATATGACACAGGGGAGGAGCATGCTGATGCTGCCCGCCCACTGTTACCCTGACATCCAGACCCATTTCTTGGTTCTGACAGCTGCTTCTTGACACGCACCTCACTGCCTACAGCACTACCCTCTGGGGCTCCTGGACCACTATGACTTCGACAACGTTCACTTGTGCTGTTACTTCCTGAGCTACTCAAACTCAGTCGTTCAAGGGTGGCAGTAAGTGTGGGGTCTGGGCGACCACCTAGTAGAGCTGGGGGAATGTCTGGTCGACGAGCTACTGTTCTGGGAGATGCTGGCTTTGGGGGTGGTTGCCCAGGAGTCATAAGCAAATAACCAGTCTCCCCTCCACCATTTTCTGTCTCCACACCacaactactgctacttaacctTTTGTTATCTTTCTGACTCTGCTCCCTAGAAATTCCATGTCCTATATTGGAGCTACCTTTCTCATAGGTATCATTAATACCAGGACTACTAGTCTTGCTAATGGGAGGCACAGAACTAGAAGTAGGAGGAAGCTGAGGTGTTAAGGATGTAGTTACATTAACCGGTTCAGAACGTCCCCCTGGACACATATTGACATACTCATGAGGTTGTTGTGTGTCACTTTCTGAAACTTTACTTGATGCCACTGGGGATACATTCATATAATCTGATGATACTGATATATTGGACAATTTTCGTTGTCTATTTTCCACAGTCAAATTCTTCTCATATGTGCCAGGTGCTAAATTGACATATGCCCCATGTTCATTGCCACCACTAGTTTCTTGCTGTTGACAGGTACTACTTTGACTAACAGATTCTACACTAACACTTTCCTGATTTTGCTCCTCCCCTGTGTCTGCCTGAGATGTCTCAAATATCCCTGAAGTTCTCttgctaccaccactgctattTGAGGTTTGTTTACTCAACTGTTCATCACTACTAGGAACTATCTTTGATGATGAAATGATACTACAACTATCACCTGATATGGCACTTTCCTCAGCCTCTCTGCTGCATTCTTCAATGCAACTTGTGCCAATGCCTGAGCTTACACTGGAGGTCATTCCCCCAGAACTCTCCTTCACAACACAATCTTTACGACCATCTTTATCATCTCTGTTTTTACTACGAGTCAGACTTGAAAATGGACTAGGAGTTCCTCGACTGGATTTTGGTAGTGGACTaccagtaggagagagaggagtcttaGGGGGAGTGCCTGAGTTTTTCCGACCCAGAAATGTGGAGAGGGAAGATAGGGGGCTTGTGCCTTTTTTGCTTACTTCTTGcactccttccccatcaccattCTTCCCTATAACATTTATTGGATCAGATTTCTTTCTTTTGGTGCTCTCCTTAAATGTTTTTCGTTTActacttttcttttccttcttcttaagCTTTTCTCCATCAAGGGAATGGGAGGAAGAATCAATATTACTACGAAGGTCTACAGGCATATACTCGTCCAACTGAGAAGGTGCGTCTTGGGAAGACAATGGATTTAAAGTGGACGAAATCTTTCTGACTCTAGCACCAATGGAAGATGAGCTGTTTGAAGTTGTGGAGGATGAAGAGACTGGGGTGAGAGGATGTGGTACCCAACCCTTCCCCTGAGTCATATCCACATAACCTTCATGTGACCCTGAAGTACATGAAGACCCTAGTCGATCACTGACTCTAGGCATATCTACATAGGCATCTGCAAAGGCAGCCTGTCTACTAAGAGAATCTCTACTACTCATATCCAAGTACTCTGAAGTACTTAACGATTGTGATGTAGTGATGGCAGGTTTCATGACAAGGTATCCATCGTATGATTCTGAAGTTTTGCGACGAGGGCTTGGGTTAATTTCAAGTTCAAAGTAACTCCCCCTTTCTGATAACTCAATACCCTTATTAGATAACTCACTCTCTGATTTTTTCTTATCCCGTTTGATGGAATCAAAAACAGATTTACCATTCCCTGAGGActttgaatttgaacgatgtcTTTGACCTGTTAATGTTCTTTTAATGCTCTCAAAGCTGCTACTCTTTTTCTCCTTATCTGCTGATATACTGTCACAACTCTTGTTTTTTGAGAAGTCAAATTCCATCATATCATTGTTACGTTCTTGACTCCGTGCTTGAAGGAAACCCCTGAAGAATGTTCCAGGAGTTCCAGACCATGAGTTGGATATAGGTGATGACCCCAGTATTGGAGCACTGCAAAAGAGGAAAGTTCACATTAATACACATAAATGTATGATATGATAGAGAATTATTTTTCtgtgatgtaatttttttttgcttaaattCCATATCACCATTTGGACCACATGGAAGAAGAATAAAAATATCAAATGGTCCATGACAATGTTGCC
The sequence above is a segment of the Panulirus ornatus isolate Po-2019 chromosome 23, ASM3632096v1, whole genome shotgun sequence genome. Coding sequences within it:
- the LOC139756701 gene encoding uncharacterized protein isoform X11 is translated as MKKENSFCMKATKSKSALYQKCCVVLWWKLLNKMLHNKNRSAGNDVNSDDIIKMGYLKKLKTMKRKFFVLRRETGPENPARLEYYDNERKFSAGALPKKPIVLRTCFSINRKKDPKHSHVIALYTNQDTVCMAAETEAELNDWLGFLHHHMHQAVAGADGQSRKMYEHVWLVVVQPRSLGSSKGLTGEHHICLTYKSLALVRVGDCQKKIEFPLNSIRRCGHTGSFFFLGLGRSAVTGAGDIWMLTEDAVIAENMHSIIRKAMHDPCNSVSEDPVSRDRTQSMSNHRSCDVGGGPCHMRERCGSMPSRSRTSSEGSVQNAPNKLQGPNCSHQMDGPIASSLCLHVTRPKSMYSSSLSSSCSPPFASALFSPSSSESMESAASVDDFEGLQSQTPDNIEGFYGCEEDYMTMELIGTMDGSTSQPQRELPQPPFSLPIINARSLVSSQGKGLISPVSGSSAEGPGLSSPQDNYLEMASPSERTHACFMGSQPERGGYLLMDRVPSQTQASSGPENCGYMSMGPLNSPGSAIPAWPSHSSSQVSSPPHSANHSRIPSLVDDTTDSCLSMLPGSQIGDIAAGETPYRDCSGGYLDMTPTPAVPTPIPYSPSDGDSFPEMSPGSSCSFTSGTPSSDHRFPDFIAEKSGSGSYYGYSEDDDSSLDRPIRTNSVGSKPEQFRSRKNSAPILGSSPISNSWSGTPGTFFRGFLQARSQERNNDMMEFDFSKNKSCDSISADKEKKSSSFESIKRTLTGQRHRSNSKSSGNGKSVFDSIKRDKKKSESELSNKGIELSERGSYFELEINPSPRRKTSESYDGYLVMKPAITTSQSLSTSEYLDMSSRDSLSRQAAFADAYVDMPRVSDRLGSSCTSGSHEGYVDMTQGKGWVPHPLTPVSSSSTTSNSSSSIGARVRKISSTLNPLSSQDAPSQLDEYMPVDLRSNIDSSSHSLDGEKLKKKEKKSSKRKTFKESTKRKKSDPINVIGKNGDGEGVQEVSKKGTSPLSSLSTFLGRKNSGTPPKTPLSPTGSPLPKSSRGTPSPFSSLTRSKNRDDKDGRKDCVVKESSGGMTSSVSSGIGTSCIEECSREAEESAISGDSCSIISSSKIVPSSDEQLSKQTSNSSGGSKRTSGIFETSQADTGEEQNQESVSVESVSQSSTCQQQETSGGNEHGAYVNLAPGTYEKNLTVENRQRKLSNISVSSDYMNVSPVASSKVSESDTQQPHEYVNMCPGGRSEPVNVTTSLTPQLPPTSSSVPPISKTSSPGINDTYEKGSSNIGHGISREQSQKDNKRLSSSSCGVETENGGGETGYLLMTPGQPPPKPASPRTVARRPDIPPALLGGRPDPTLTATLERLSLSSSGSNSTSERCRSHSGPGAPEGSAVGSEVRVKKQLSEPRNGSGCQGNSGRAASACSSPVSYSPPTSPTLGGSVSSVSSLSEGGLSSASSTCTVVNVGVGRRESGPSMTGRIQDTLADAAVHSTVSASASIQQPSSVGSGCGDSGLNYVSLDLAPAKCEGVRPSPRTGRRAVSGPVIQGACTEEPVEGEEDEPLSYAQIDFTKSEGLRTTSLSRDHRH
- the LOC139756701 gene encoding uncharacterized protein isoform X12, which gives rise to MKKENSFCMKATKSKSALYQKCCVVLWWKLLNKMLHNKNRSAGNDVNSDDIIKMGYLKKLKTMKRKFFVLRRETGPENPARLEYYDNERKFSAGALPKKPIVLRTCFSINRKKDPKHSHVIALYTNQDTVCMAAETEAELNDWLGFLHHHMHQAVAGADGQSRKMYEHVWLVVVQPRSLGSSKGLTGEHHICLTYKSLALVRVGDCQKKIEFPLNSIRRCGHTGSFFFLGLGRSAVTGAGDIWMLTEDAVIAENMHSIIRKAMHDPCNSVSEDPVSRDRTQSMSNHRSCDVGGGPCHMRERCGSMPSRSRTSSEGSVQNAPNKLQGPNCSHQMDGPIASSLCLHVTRPKSIPSSSESMESAASVDDFEGLQSQTPDNIEGFYGCEEDYMTMELIGTMDGSTSQPQRELPQPPFSLPIINARSLVSSQGKGLISPVSGSSAEGPGLSSPQDNYLEMASPSERTHACFMGSQPERGGYLLMDRVPSQTQASSGPENCGYMSMGPLNSPGSAIPAWPSHSSSQVSSPPHSANHSRIPSLVDDTTDSCLSMLPGSQIGDIAAGETPYRDCSGGYLDMTPTPAVPTPIPYSPSDGDSFPEMSPGSSCSFTSGTPSSDHRFPDFIAEKSGSGSYYGYSEDDDSSLDRPIRTNSVGSKPEQFRSRKNSAPILGSSPISNSWSGTPGTFFRGFLQARSQERNNDMMEFDFSKNKSCDSISADKEKKSSSFESIKRTLTGQRHRSNSKSSGNGKSVFDSIKRDKKKSESELSNKGIELSERGSYFELEINPSPRRKTSESYDGYLVMKPAITTSQSLSTSEYLDMSSRDSLSRQAAFADAYVDMPRVSDRLGSSCTSGSHEGYVDMTQGKGWVPHPLTPVSSSSTTSNSSSSIGARVRKISSTLNPLSSQDAPSQLDEYMPVDLRSNIDSSSHSLDGEKLKKKEKKSSKRKTFKESTKRKKSDPINVIGKNGDGEGVQEVSKKGTSPLSSLSTFLGRKNSGTPPKTPLSPTGSPLPKSSRGTPSPFSSLTRSKNRDDKDGRKDCVVKESSGGMTSSVSSGIGTSCIEECSREAEESAISGDSCSIISSSKIVPSSDEQLSKQTSNSSGGSKRTSGIFETSQADTGEEQNQESVSVESVSQSSTCQQQETSGGNEHGAYVNLAPGTYEKNLTVENRQRKLSNISVSSDYMNVSPVASSKVSESDTQQPHEYVNMCPGGRSEPVNVTTSLTPQLPPTSSSVPPISKTSSPGINDTYEKGSSNIGHGISREQSQKDNKRLSSSSCGVETENGGGETGYLLMTPGQPPPKPASPRTVARRPDIPPALLGGRPDPTLTATLERLSLSSSGSNSTSERCRSHSGPGAPEGSAVGSEVRVKKQLSEPRNGSGCQGNSGRAASACSSPVSYSPPTSPTLGGSVSSVSSLSEGGLSSASSTCTVVNVGVGRRESGPSMTGRIQDTLADAAVHSTVSASASIQQPSSVGSGCGDSGLNYVSLDLAPAKCEGVRPSPRTGRRAVSGPVIQGACTEEPVEGEEDEPLSYAQIDFTKSEGLRTTSLSRDHRH
- the LOC139756701 gene encoding uncharacterized protein isoform X10; this translates as MKKENSFCMKATKSKSALYQKCCVVLWWKLLNKMLHNKNRSAGNDVNSDDIIKMGYLKKLKTMKRKFFVLRRETGPENPARLEYYDNERKFSAGALPKKPIVLRTCFSINRKKDPKHSHVIALYTNQDTVCMAAETEAELNDWLGFLHHHMHQAVAGADGQSRKMYEHVWLVVVQPRSLGSSKGLTGEHHICLTYKSLALVRVGDCQKKIEFPLNSIRRCGHTGSFFFLGLGRSAVTGAGDIWMLTEDAVIAENMHSIIRKAMHDPCNSVSEDPVSRDRTQSMSNHRSCDVGGGPCHMRERCGSMPSRSRTSSEGSVQNAPNKLQGPNCSHQMDGPIASSLCLHVTRPKSMYSSSLSSSCSPPFASALFSPSSSESMESAASVDDFEGLQSQTPDNIEGFSDGCEEDYMTMELIGTMDGSTSQPQRELPQPPFSLPIINARSLVSSQGKGLISPVSGSSAEGPGLSSPQDNYLEMASPSERTHACFMGSQPERGGYLLMDRVPSQTQASSGPENCGYMSMGPLNSPGSAIPAWPSHSSSQVSSPPHSANHSRIPSLVDDTTDSCLSMLPGSQIGDIAAGETPYRDCSGGYLDMTPTPAVPTPIPYSPSDGDSFPEMSPGSSCSFTSGTPSSDHRFPDFIAEKSGSGSYYGYSEDDDSSLDRPIRTNSVGSKPEQFRSRKNSAPILGSSPISNSWSGTPGTFFRGFLQARSQERNNDMMEFDFSKNKSCDSISADKEKKSSSFESIKRTLTGQRHRSNSKSSGNGKSVFDSIKRDKKKSESELSNKGIELSERGSYFELEINPSPRRKTSESYDGYLVMKPAITTSQSLSTSEYLDMSSRDSLSRQAAFADAYVDMPRVSDRLGSSCTSGSHEGYVDMTQGKGWVPHPLTPVSSSSTTSNSSSSIGARVRKISSTLNPLSSQDAPSQLDEYMPVDLRSNIDSSSHSLDGEKLKKKEKKSSKRKTFKESTKRKKSDPINVIGKNGDGEGVQEVSKKGTSPLSSLSTFLGRKNSGTPPKTPLSPTGSPLPKSSRGTPSPFSSLTRSKNRDDKDGRKDCVVKESSGGMTSSVSSGIGTSCIEECSREAEESAISGDSCSIISSSKIVPSSDEQLSKQTSNSSGGSKRTSGIFETSQADTGEEQNQESVSVESVSQSSTCQQQETSGGNEHGAYVNLAPGTYEKNLTVENRQRKLSNISVSSDYMNVSPVASSKVSESDTQQPHEYVNMCPGGRSEPVNVTTSLTPQLPPTSSSVPPISKTSSPGINDTYEKGSSNIGHGISREQSQKDNKRLSSSSCGVETENGGGETGYLLMTPGQPPPKPASPRTVARRPDIPPALLGGRPDPTLTATLERLSLSSSGSNSTSERCRSHSGPGAPEGSAVGSEVRVKKQLSEPRNGSGCQGNSGRAASACSSPVSYSPPTSPTLGGSVSSVSSLSEGGLSSASSTCTVVNVGVGRRESGPSMTGRIQDTLADAAVHSTVSASASIQQPSSVGSGCGDSGLNYVSLDLAPAKCEGVRPSPRTGRRAVSGPVIQGACTEEPVEGEEDEPLSYAQIDFTKSEGLRTTSLSRDHRH
- the LOC139756701 gene encoding uncharacterized protein isoform X3, with amino-acid sequence MKKENSFCMKATKSKSALYQKCCVVLWWKLLNKMLHNKNRSAGNDVNSDDIIKMGYLKKLKTMKRKFFVLRRETGPENPARLEYYDNERKFSAGALPKKPIVLRTCFSINRKKDPKHSHVIALYTNQDTVCMAAETEAELNDWLGFLHHHMHQAVAGADGQSRKMYEHVWLVVVQPRSLGSSKGLTGEHHICLTYKSLALVRVGDCQKKIEFPLNSIRRCGHTGSFFFLGLGRSAVTGAGDIWMLTEDAVIAENMHSIIRKAMHDPCNSVSEDPVSRDRTQSMSNHRSCDVGDGDAVSCGAGWRQEEMKASGGPCHMRERCGSMPSRSRTSSEGSVQNAPNKLQGPNCSHQMDGPIASSLCLHVTRPKSMYSSSLSSSCSPPFASALFSPSSSESMESAASVDDFEGLQSQTPDNIEGFSDGCEEDYMTMELIGTMDGSTSQPQRELPQPPFSLPIINARSLVSSQGKGLISPVSGSSAEGPGLSSPQDNYLEMASPSERTHACFMGSQPERGGYLLMDRVPSQTQASSGPENCGYMSMGPLNSPGSAIPAWPSHSSSQVSSPPHSANHSRIPSLVDDTTDSCLSMLPGSQIGDIAAGETPYRDCSGGYLDMTPTPAVPTPIPYSPSDGDSFPEMSPGSSCSFTSGTPSSDHRFPDFIAEKSGSGSYYGYSEDDDSSLDRPIRTNSVGSKPEQFRSRKNRLEVSPAEPARVRAFSVGSRVSLRLAGGRAGQVAGGTIAATSASVTEFSPSIKEKGKQVKSKSTSAPILGSSPISNSWSGTPGTFFRGFLQARSQERNNDMMEFDFSKNKSCDSISADKEKKSSSFESIKRTLTGQRHRSNSKSSGNGKSVFDSIKRDKKKSESELSNKGIELSERGSYFELEINPSPRRKTSESYDGYLVMKPAITTSQSLSTSEYLDMSSRDSLSRQAAFADAYVDMPRVSDRLGSSCTSGSHEGYVDMTQGKGWVPHPLTPVSSSSTTSNSSSSIGARVRKISSTLNPLSSQDAPSQLDEYMPVDLRSNIDSSSHSLDGEKLKKKEKKSSKRKTFKESTKRKKSDPINVIGKNGDGEGVQEVSKKGTSPLSSLSTFLGRKNSGTPPKTPLSPTGSPLPKSSRGTPSPFSSLTRSKNRDDKDGRKDCVVKESSGGMTSSVSSGIGTSCIEECSREAEESAISGDSCSIISSSKIVPSSDEQLSKQTSNSSGGSKRTSGIFETSQADTGEEQNQESVSVESVSQSSTCQQQETSGGNEHGAYVNLAPGTYEKNLTVENRQRKLSNISVSSDYMNVSPVASSKVSESDTQQPHEYVNMCPGGRSEPVNVTTSLTPQLPPTSSSVPPISKTSSPGINDTYEKGSSNIGHGISREQSQKDNKRLSSSSCGVETENGGGETGYLLMTPGQPPPKPASPRTVARRPDIPPALLGGRPDPTLTATLERLSLSSSGSNSTSERCRSHSGPGAPEGSAVGSEVRVKKQLSEPRNGSGCQGNSGRAASACSSPVSYSPPTSPTLGGSVSSVSSLSEGGLSSASSTCTVVNVGVGRRESGPSMTGRIQDTLADAAVHSTVSASASIQQPSSVGSGCGDSGLNYVSLDLAPAKCEGVRPSPRTGRRAVSGPVIQGACTEEPVEGEEDEPLSYAQIDFTKSEGLRTTSLSRDHRH
- the LOC139756701 gene encoding uncharacterized protein isoform X4, encoding MKKENSFCMKATKSKSALYQKCCVVLWWKLLNKMLHNKNRSAGNDVNSDDIIKMGYLKKLKVCIVCCCGVFLSLTMKRKFFVLRRETGPENPARLEYYDNERKFSAGALPKKPIVLRTCFSINRKKDPKHSHVIALYTNQDTVCMAAETEAELNDWLGFLHHHMHQAVAGADGQSRKMYEHVWLVVVQPRSLGSSKGLTGEHHICLTYKSLALVRVGDCQKKIEFPLNSIRRCGHTGSFFFLGLGRSAVTGAGDIWMLTEDAVIAENMHSIIRKAMHDPCNSVSEDPVSRDRTQSMSNHRSCDVGGGPCHMRERCGSMPSRSRTSSEGSVQNAPNKLQGPNCSHQMDGPIASSLCLHVTRPKSMYSSSLSSSCSPPFASALFSPSSSESMESAASVDDFEGLQSQTPDNIEGFSDGCEEDYMTMELIGTMDGSTSQPQRELPQPPFSLPIINARSLVSSQGKGLISPVSGSSAEGPGLSSPQDNYLEMASPSERTHACFMGSQPERGGYLLMDRVPSQTQASSGPENCGYMSMGPLNSPGSAIPAWPSHSSSQVSSPPHSANHSRIPSLVDDTTDSCLSMLPGSQIGDIAAGETPYRDCSGGYLDMTPTPAVPTPIPYSPSDGDSFPEMSPGSSCSFTSGTPSSDHRFPDFIAEKSGSGSYYGYSEDDDSSLDRPIRTNSVGSKPEQFRSRKNRLEVSPAEPARVRAFSVGSRVSLRLAGGRAGQVAGGTIAATSASVTEFSPSIKEKGKQVKSKSTSAPILGSSPISNSWSGTPGTFFRGFLQARSQERNNDMMEFDFSKNKSCDSISADKEKKSSSFESIKRTLTGQRHRSNSKSSGNGKSVFDSIKRDKKKSESELSNKGIELSERGSYFELEINPSPRRKTSESYDGYLVMKPAITTSQSLSTSEYLDMSSRDSLSRQAAFADAYVDMPRVSDRLGSSCTSGSHEGYVDMTQGKGWVPHPLTPVSSSSTTSNSSSSIGARVRKISSTLNPLSSQDAPSQLDEYMPVDLRSNIDSSSHSLDGEKLKKKEKKSSKRKTFKESTKRKKSDPINVIGKNGDGEGVQEVSKKGTSPLSSLSTFLGRKNSGTPPKTPLSPTGSPLPKSSRGTPSPFSSLTRSKNRDDKDGRKDCVVKESSGGMTSSVSSGIGTSCIEECSREAEESAISGDSCSIISSSKIVPSSDEQLSKQTSNSSGGSKRTSGIFETSQADTGEEQNQESVSVESVSQSSTCQQQETSGGNEHGAYVNLAPGTYEKNLTVENRQRKLSNISVSSDYMNVSPVASSKVSESDTQQPHEYVNMCPGGRSEPVNVTTSLTPQLPPTSSSVPPISKTSSPGINDTYEKGSSNIGHGISREQSQKDNKRLSSSSCGVETENGGGETGYLLMTPGQPPPKPASPRTVARRPDIPPALLGGRPDPTLTATLERLSLSSSGSNSTSERCRSHSGPGAPEGSAVGSEVRVKKQLSEPRNGSGCQGNSGRAASACSSPVSYSPPTSPTLGGSVSSVSSLSEGGLSSASSTCTVVNVGVGRRESGPSMTGRIQDTLADAAVHSTVSASASIQQPSSVGSGCGDSGLNYVSLDLAPAKCEGVRPSPRTGRRAVSGPVIQGACTEEPVEGEEDEPLSYAQIDFTKSEGLRTTSLSRDHRH